A region of the Acidiferrobacteraceae bacterium genome:
CAGTTCTTTTGTTTTCCTGAGTATAGCGCATGCCGTGCCATGGCAATTCCGGTTTTGCCGCGAGTCCCTGCCGGCCAGAGTCCAGATCAGCTGTGGCTGTATTGTCGCTCGATCTTGGTTAAAATGGCCGCCCTTTTCGTCGCCCAGGGCGCGTGGGCCGGGATCAGAGCTACGATGACGCAGGAATACTCCAGAGTGGCCACGACCGATGAGGTTCTGCCAGGAAAGATGAAGTGCGTGCAGGTCCATGGCCGGCGCATCCTGCTTGCGAACGTGGATGGCAACATTTTCGCGGCCGACGATATGTGCACCCACGAAGACGCTTCGCTTTGCACGGGTTCCCTGCATGGCGAATATGTGAAGTGCCCCCTGCATGGCAGCCGGTTCAATCTCCGTACCGGCCA
Encoded here:
- a CDS encoding non-heme iron oxygenase ferredoxin subunit; this translates as MATTDEVLPGKMKCVQVHGRRILLANVDGNIFAADDMCTHEDASLCTGSLHGEYVKCPLHGSRFNLRTGQVMEEPADENLRVYPVRLDGNVILVGTELEEFQ